GTAGCACTGGATGGAGAAATTTGGGAACGATTGACATGAATGTGGAAACGTTTAGAAAAGATGCTGGTGCGTTTGCAAATGGTGCTCTTCACTGGGCAGATAACAAAGGAACCATTCTTGTTTTCCATTTGAGTGATGAAAAGTTTAGAAAACTTCCACCACCGCCTTGGTTCACACCATCTGGTTATTTATATTTTCCTATTTCACTAGGGGTTTTTGGTGATTTTTCGAGTGCTACTTATTATCGCTATTCTTTTTCTGGTAAAAGTGAAATATGGTTGTTGAAGAAGAATAGAGATAATTATAATGACTTGAGATGGAGAAAAGAGTTTAGTTTAGAAGACGTCAATATATTACGACATTCATCGCCATTTGGGTTTACAAAGAGTGGTAGGCTTCTATGTTATGAGCATCACACACTTTATGGTTATGATCCAGAAGCATCATCTGCCAAAATGGATGTGAATTTTGGCAAGACTATTACTGCTTCCATCCCTCACAGGAATACTTTAGTTTCATTAAACGTATTAGGAGAAAAAGATGCAAAAATAATGGAATCTGGTGAAACAACAAGTTCAAGTGAGGAGGCAGAAAACAGTGATAAACTGAAGAAGCCGCAAAATGAAGCAATAGATCTCTAGGTAAGTAAACCTTTATTGAAATTTTAAGCATTTTGAGACTAGATAACAAGGGATCTTCTCATTCCTAAATCTAATGAATTGACAGTGTGTGGTGTTATTATATCATGTATGAATTACTCCTGCTAAGTTTGCTTCGGATTTTGTGATTCACTTTTGGTAGACTTAATTATAATGCAATGCTTACTACTGTAAACTTATTTCCTTTTATAAGAAATAAGAAGCAGAGTCTGAGATATATATGCAGAAAATATTGCAGGTTCCCAGTAGTCTTATGCTCCTGGATAGGAAATCTATTTGGTTCTTAGTTCTCAACTTTTATTTGTTTAATGTTGTCACTTCAAGATTTAATCTTTTTGCATGACTTATAGTGCGATACTTGAGTTCAAGGAGTTAGAGGCTGATTCTGTCAGTTGTTCTGTTTTTGTGGAGAGCCTAGTATTGCCTTAGCTCAGAAATTTATGTGGTGCATGCAGAGAAAGAATACTTAGAAGATGTGGTTGTAATGGTAACAAAAAATATTTTAAGAACATGACTATTATGTACTTGAAATATATGTGTCTGCTTTCTATATTTTTGCTAAGCTGGTTTCTTAGTGATTTGTTGGCAAGAATTAGTGAATCTTACCCTTTGAGATATCTTGTGGTTGTGAGTGTCGTCTTAGTTGTTGTCAATCCGTGAATGTAGCTGTTATATTGATGCTCTTTATTATCTCATATGCTTGACTATCAAAAATTCGGctggtctggaccctcactttcatttctaggccactttttttattttttacaaaactaggcaagttaaacggattccatccactttaaccatctcggtcaatttatcgcgttgacttgtcaatatctcgccaaaatatcatatagggatacactacaagaaaacttggtttGAGCAACCAAAATCTTAGCAAGAGCCCAAAATTTTGGTCGCTTTAACAGTTAAGCAACCAAAATTCCGACTACCATAAGTTTTAGCGGTTGCTAACCTGTTACCGCTACTTCTTAGCTACCAAATAATGTTTTTGGTTGTTCAAGTACTTTTTCCAAGTTCTGTATAGTGAGTGCCATAGTAGGTTAGTAGCTATTTACGTCAAGCGACCACAGACTAGCAAGTCAAAATAAATTTTGGTCGGTCAAACCTGTCTCAGCAACCAAGTTTAGAATCACCAAATCAGAAGAGATCACGAGCATGTAGCTAGCTTAGATCATTGGTTGGACAGTTTACTAATCATCCTGCATAAGGGTTCGAAAAAAACTATGAATTTAATCCAATAGATATACACCCAATCGTAATTCAAATTCTCCCCTAAACAATTGTTTGTGTCAAGTTACACTTAATCCAACTTACAGCTGAATTCAATCGACACTTATGTTCAAAATCCGAGAAACACTAATAAAAACTCAAAATTCACACTAGTAcaagtcatttattctatcactcAACACACTGCCAGATTTGTGTAGATAATGACTTGCTTGCAAGCATTATTGCTTCTCCCCACTTTCTTCTCCTCCAACAGCTTTGTATAGCAAGAAATAAGAACTAGGAGAGAGTGACACACCTCAAGTTGGTCGGAAGGCTTTTTTTAAGCTCTCGCTGCAATTGAATTACTTCTGATTCAGGTCCAGACCTTTAAGAAGAAATGAATACTAGTTATGCCTTGTGAGTATATACAGATTATGCAAGATGGTGACTATAGCAAGATTCGTAAAATGGGTATGCGCATATACTAGTGACAAGCAAGGTGCTGAGAAGACCGCAGGTTTTGccaataaagaaagaaaataaaaagaaaaagaaatgtcgGTCTGCAGAAATGATCTAGCAGAACCAATGTTCGAACTTTTGTAAAGACCCGACATTAGATTCATGGTTTACGGCAACTAGGTGAATACAGAACACTTATGATTGAAATCCTTGTCTTGTTAAATAGGTTATATTTTAAAGATGAATCAATATGAGTATTTACCCTGAACTGAAGTTACACATGTTCTTATGAGTTCCCCGTTAGTCACCAAATTGATATTCCTGAATAACTAACCAAACAATCATTATGCAAGGTTAAAAGACATATGCATGACTTACTTCTTTGATGGCTTGATTTGTTTTTCAGGTGTTGCATTCGTGTTTGTAAACTCTGAAATGAAGGACCTTTTATCTGCAGAATTATAAGAAAACAGTGACTACTTATGATGGACAAactatgataaaaaaaaacatagagGGGAATTGCCTAAGTAAATGTCAAGATAGGTGTAAAATTATCATGTCTATTGCTTCGAATGGCACATGTCACATCAGCTTACATAGTACATGTACAAAGAAAGGACAAACTGATATACCTATATAAGAATTTGTACAGTTCAATTGTATACTCTGAAGCACTCTAAATGGACATTTGTACACAGCTCAAAGGTAGGACTTACATGGATATCGACTGAGATGAACCTAGAAggtaatgcatgtgtaactcaaaCCCGTAAAACAAAAGTTTTCTTACCGTTCCAATGGAGGGCTTCTCCTTGCTATCCTCTGTTAGAAGTAACCCACCAGCAGTTTCCTTCTCGGCCTCCTCAACCTGAACACGATCATGTGTAAGAACCACTATTAAATAGGAAATCACTCAAAtatgtaatcacaaattatactACAACCAAAATAATGCAACGAGTAACAACCCCAATCTAAAACATTGCCTGCTTAGGTAAAAGAAACCATGTTCACATGAACCCAATACTACTATGGTGCCTCATAGTGCAAGGTCCAACCCTCCCCTGTAAAATTTACGTGCAATTGTTTTTCCAATTTATTACTCTCCCAAGCCATTCTTTACTTATATTGACACCTTAAATTTCTCTAGATTTATGAAGAATCTGACTATGTAAAGTGGGAACATACGTTAATTAACACGCGTTCGTTCAGGGGCTTAAAATCCTTGACATCTTCGGTCTCGAGAATACCAACAATGCCATcgtcattcaataaaatatggCTTACTCAATTCAAGTCCACTTCAGTTCCGGCATATTTGGAGTAAATGATTTGAGCACCAGTCTACCAACAAATCAGCTTACAATTGTTAATGTCAATTCAAAACCATAGACACACAGAAGATAAATACCCCTTAGCTGAGCTAATCATTACCTTCACACTAACATCGACTTGGTCCTTTCCGACGGTCTTACCCTTCTCAATAGCAAGGAGCTCACTTCCTTGTGGCTTAGTCTGAGCGGTAGAAGGCGACTGAATACCACCTGTGGTCTTCTGCTATGCTGTCTTGGTTACAACAAGCACCCTGTCTCCCAAGGGCTTGTGTCTCCCAACGGCTTGAGGGCAGTGTACAGTAAAAAAAAATAGAGCAaggttaattataataaaaagatTCCAACTAGCAACAAGTGAGTAAAGGTAGGATCCCTGAAAAACAGTTGACAGTCATGGTACTTCATTATCACATACAAATGAAGATGAACCAGCAACTGAATCCAATGGATTCGCATAGAAATGATATAGTTCACAAATTTTATCCCATACCTAAACAGGCTTCAAATAAACACACTGAGCAAAAAAATCTACCAAAGCATAATGCCTAATGATGAGCATAAGAATGAGCCTTTTCTTTCACAAACCCTCTAATATCTCAATTATGAATCAAACAACATAAACGCTTGTCACTTGTCAGCATAATGGTAGGCATCACAATCATCCTTTACTTTGACAAACTCTCTCGTATTGCAACAAAAAGCAAATCAGACTACTGTTACCCACATGGCTGCCCGACTGGAACAACATAAATCACATATTTGTTAAATAAAAATATCTTCTAATCAGAACCCAAAGCAGCGATTCATAAGACAATGACTAAGCAATCACAACCGAAAAAGCAATACCCAAACGATTAAAATTCACAGGGATTTTAATTTGGGTAGTAACAAATTTGTAATACACAGAAAGCCCAATTTGTTAAGCTCAACTCCATCACTACCCACTTCTAAAAATCTCAAATTTCCCCTATTACATGAACAGACAATTCTAAAAACTCAACCCACATTTCAATTGAATGAAATCCCACTTTGAAGAAAATCAATTTTGTTCCTTAATTCAATGAAAGTCTATCTAAGAAAAGTAAAATAAACGAAGAAAACATCTAATAGAGAAAGATACAAGCCTgtataaaaactaaataaaacgaGCACGCCAAAGAGATTTAAGTAAACAGATGAAATATCTAGCTTACTAAATCTTGATAAATTCTTGGTAAAAGAAACAATTTTCACTGAAAAaaattgaatcaatcaattgtcaACAGTAACCGGACAAAATCGAAGTAATAAATTGATTAAAACCCCAAAATTAAATGAACCGCTCAAGAAATCCAAAGATCAAACAAATCCCACACTGATAAAACCCTGGATCTGAATAATATATAGCATCAAAACTTTCTCAAGGGaataaaaaaagaaatcagaACAAACCTAAAACTGTAACGGCCGCGTCATTCCCTTTCAATTTCTGAGAGAGAAACGAGGGATTCGAGTTCCTTTCAAACTGTGAACTAGAGATGTTACGGATTTGAGGTTTAATTCCGGAAACAAGTTTTACTTTTTGTTTTACTTCATAAGATATGTGATGGATCGGAGTTTTTTTTACTGAAATTGAGacacagaaagaaagaaagaaagaaagaaaggtgaGATAGAAGCTGTGAAAAGGTTCCAAATGAGAGAGAAGGAGAGAGTTTCTGCCTCAGGGTTTCAATTCTAGATTTACCAAACATGAATTTTAGATTCCACCCAAAAAAAGCGCCAACATTCC
Above is a genomic segment from Papaver somniferum cultivar HN1 chromosome 10, ASM357369v1, whole genome shotgun sequence containing:
- the LOC113316391 gene encoding F-box protein At3g07870-like, with amino-acid sequence MECKLVCKPWRDLIHLPSFSQKHLNHLNSASDDDSGKLNFVFLHGVINDFSYDEYDENSDETPFGRKERMNVNLPFYEHAPGYSFAGSCNGLICLHSFRKHIYGPTYIFNPITREYIIFPTSKENYWWTGFGYTLSTNEYKVVRVYADSNVQVYTLGSSTGWRNLGTIDMNVETFRKDAGAFANGALHWADNKGTILVFHLSDEKFRKLPPPPWFTPSGYLYFPISLGVFGDFSSATYYRYSFSGKSEIWLLKKNRDNYNDLRWRKEFSLEDVNILRHSSPFGFTKSGRLLCYEHHTLYGYDPEASSAKMDVNFGKTITASIPHRNTLVSLNVLGEKDAKIMESGETTSSSEEAENSDKLKKPQNEAIDL